Proteins encoded in a region of the Sulfurimonas marina genome:
- a CDS encoding diguanylate cyclase has translation MRKLVHILIALLLSVSVASAKDFKKVSLQLQWKYQFQFAGYIIAKEKGFYKKAGLDVELKEWKPGIHMEDDVIQSKSEYATCRATSLIDISNGKKIVYLASMFQSSPLVLLANKSSDIKSIQDFKNKRIMATKDIDISLFSMMFSQGIMPKDVKVIQPSFNPEDLLNGKTDLIAAYISNEVYVFKSLGGKPLIFNPKDYGFDFYSDLLITSQEYIEDNPQEVKRFRAASLQGWKYAFEHIDETVDVIYNKYNSLHKTKEALLYEAEELKKLAYYTTDTLGTIEKQKLQRIYDVYKLLGLVKKEINLRGALYSDYALDTELTTKEKEYLAKHQEITMCIDPNWMPFEHFNEDGKYEGMTADYFQAFSKTLATNFRVIPTNTWTQSIEFAKERKCDIFSLAMETPKRKEYMNFTSPYLVIPLVVATKLEVPFVSDIKDLEKKKIGICKGYAFAELLKIKYPSLNIVEVEDIDDGLKRVSDGELFGYIGTLASIGYKLQNNYIGKLKITGKIEESWTLGIGVRNDDPLLLSVLQKAVNSLSQEENRNIFNKWISIKYDQEVDYKILWKVIAFFSFIFVVGYLLYRKQQCLKESLQEANDKLEAAYEELQEIAITDKLTQLYNRTRLDQALEEEKNRADRYGTHFGVMILDIDHFKQINDTYGHHVGDKVLEELAVILKENSRESDVVGRWGGEEFLIIVPELNSESLKQFAHNLKDKVEQHLFVKKYKLTISIGLTRYHENESIETTLIRADEALYISKNSGRNLVSSK, from the coding sequence ATGAGAAAACTTGTACATATATTGATAGCGTTATTACTCTCTGTTAGTGTTGCTTCTGCGAAAGACTTTAAGAAAGTATCTCTGCAATTGCAATGGAAGTATCAGTTTCAATTTGCCGGTTATATTATAGCAAAAGAGAAAGGCTTTTATAAAAAAGCGGGGCTTGATGTAGAGCTCAAAGAATGGAAACCCGGAATCCATATGGAAGATGATGTGATTCAAAGTAAAAGTGAGTATGCTACTTGTCGAGCAACTTCATTAATAGATATCTCAAACGGTAAGAAGATTGTATACCTAGCATCAATGTTCCAATCAAGTCCTCTTGTATTATTAGCAAATAAAAGCTCCGATATAAAGAGTATCCAGGATTTTAAAAATAAAAGAATCATGGCAACAAAAGATATAGATATATCACTGTTTTCTATGATGTTTTCTCAAGGGATTATGCCTAAGGATGTAAAAGTGATACAACCATCGTTTAATCCCGAAGATCTTTTAAACGGTAAAACAGACCTTATAGCTGCTTATATCTCAAATGAGGTTTATGTTTTTAAATCTTTAGGGGGAAAACCGCTTATATTTAATCCAAAAGATTATGGCTTTGACTTTTACAGTGACCTTCTTATTACAAGTCAGGAGTATATAGAGGATAACCCTCAAGAAGTAAAGCGTTTTCGAGCTGCATCATTGCAAGGGTGGAAATATGCTTTTGAACATATAGATGAAACAGTAGATGTTATTTATAATAAATACAATTCTTTGCATAAGACAAAAGAAGCTTTACTTTATGAAGCGGAGGAGTTGAAAAAATTAGCTTATTATACAACAGATACACTAGGTACTATCGAGAAGCAGAAACTACAAAGAATTTATGATGTTTATAAACTTTTAGGATTAGTGAAAAAAGAGATAAATCTTCGTGGAGCACTATATAGTGATTATGCTTTAGATACAGAATTAACAACAAAAGAAAAAGAGTATTTAGCTAAGCATCAAGAGATCACTATGTGTATCGATCCTAATTGGATGCCTTTTGAACATTTCAATGAAGATGGAAAATATGAAGGGATGACGGCAGATTATTTTCAAGCATTTTCAAAAACGCTTGCAACAAACTTTAGAGTGATCCCGACGAATACTTGGACCCAATCGATTGAGTTTGCTAAAGAACGTAAATGTGATATCTTCTCTCTTGCTATGGAAACGCCAAAAAGAAAAGAGTATATGAACTTTACATCGCCGTATTTAGTGATACCTTTAGTTGTAGCAACAAAGTTGGAAGTACCTTTTGTAAGTGATATCAAAGATTTAGAAAAGAAAAAAATCGGTATATGTAAGGGTTACGCTTTTGCTGAACTTTTAAAGATTAAATATCCATCTTTGAATATAGTAGAAGTTGAAGATATTGATGACGGACTCAAACGGGTAAGTGATGGAGAACTGTTTGGTTATATAGGTACACTTGCAAGTATTGGTTACAAATTACAAAATAACTATATTGGTAAACTAAAAATTACCGGAAAAATTGAGGAATCTTGGACACTTGGTATAGGTGTACGTAATGACGATCCATTATTATTGAGTGTTTTACAAAAAGCTGTCAATAGCCTTTCTCAAGAAGAAAATAGAAATATTTTTAATAAATGGATCTCAATAAAGTATGATCAAGAAGTAGATTATAAGATCCTATGGAAAGTGATTGCATTTTTTAGTTTTATATTTGTAGTAGGATATCTTTTGTATAGAAAACAACAATGCTTAAAAGAGAGTCTACAAGAAGCAAATGACAAACTTGAAGCGGCATATGAAGAGTTACAGGAAATTGCGATTACAGATAAACTTACACAGCTTTATAACCGTACAAGACTCGACCAGGCACTTGAAGAGGAAAAAAACAGAGCTGATCGTTATGGGACACATTTCGGTGTTATGATTTTAGATATCGATCATTTTAAACAAATAAATGATACTTACGGACACCATGTAGGTGATAAGGTATTAGAAGAGTTGGCAGTTATCTTAAAAGAGAATTCAAGAGAGAGTGACGTAGTTGGACGATGGGGTGGTGAAGAGTTCTTAATTATCGTACCTGAACTAAACAGTGAGTCTTTAAAGCAGTTTGCACACAACTTAAAAGATAAGGTTGAACAACATCTCTTTGTAAAAAAATATAAACTCACTATCAGTATAGGATTGACGCGCTATCATGAAAATGAATCTATAGAGACTACACTTATAAGAGCAGATGAAGCTCTTTATATCTCTAAAAACAGTGGTAGAAACCTAGTTAGCAGTAAGTGA
- a CDS encoding low molecular weight protein-tyrosine-phosphatase, whose amino-acid sequence MNSIIFVCLGNICRSPLAEGIARKIAEEKNLNINIDSAGTGDWHLGEAPCENSVKVARQNDVDISSYRARKVTKRDFEDFDLVVALDDSNYNDLQKLGAKNLVKLGEFGYDGADVPDPYFFNGFEGFLEVYKMVDICVNNIFKIKFEDKD is encoded by the coding sequence ATGAATTCAATTATATTTGTGTGTTTAGGAAATATTTGCCGTTCACCTTTAGCTGAAGGAATTGCTAGAAAAATAGCAGAGGAAAAGAACTTGAATATAAATATTGACTCTGCAGGAACAGGTGACTGGCACCTTGGTGAAGCACCTTGTGAAAACTCGGTAAAGGTGGCACGACAAAACGATGTAGATATCTCATCATACCGTGCAAGAAAAGTGACAAAAAGGGATTTTGAAGATTTTGATCTTGTTGTAGCACTCGATGATAGTAACTATAATGACTTACAAAAACTCGGAGCTAAAAATCTTGTAAAACTGGGAGAGTTTGGTTATGATGGCGCAGATGTGCCCGATCCATACTTTTTTAACGGTTTTGAAGGTTTTTTAGAAGTCTATAAGATGGTAGATATTTGTGTCAATAACATTTTTAAGATAAAATTTGAGGATAAGGACTAA
- a CDS encoding aminotransferase class IV family protein: MNKRYLETIKILDRKVYNLDYHQARVDRTIGEGKLDLYSLIKPEESGLLRCRILYDEDNASVEYIPYTKREIKKLKLVFDDTIEYSKKCEDREDINKLFEQREECDDILIVKDGLVTDTSIANIAFFDGDIWLTPKLPLLEGTMRAKLLEEKKIFATYISYKDILKFQKIALMNAMIDFDIITSDNLEDIIC; this comes from the coding sequence GTGAATAAACGATACCTTGAAACCATAAAGATTCTTGACCGAAAAGTTTATAATTTAGACTATCATCAAGCTCGAGTTGATCGAACAATAGGGGAGGGAAAACTAGATTTATACTCCCTTATTAAACCCGAAGAAAGCGGTTTATTACGATGCCGAATCCTTTACGATGAAGATAATGCCTCAGTCGAATATATCCCTTATACAAAACGTGAGATAAAAAAGCTCAAATTAGTTTTTGATGATACAATCGAGTATAGTAAAAAGTGTGAAGATAGAGAAGATATCAACAAATTGTTTGAGCAAAGAGAAGAGTGTGATGATATTTTGATTGTTAAAGATGGGCTTGTAACAGATACCTCTATTGCTAATATCGCTTTTTTTGACGGAGATATCTGGCTGACTCCAAAACTACCTTTACTCGAAGGTACCATGCGTGCGAAATTACTTGAAGAAAAAAAAATATTTGCTACATATATCTCATATAAAGATATTTTGAAATTTCAAAAAATAGCTCTCATGAATGCTATGATAGATTTTGATATAATTACGTCAGATAATTTAGAGGATATAATTTGTTAG
- a CDS encoding LysR family transcriptional regulator, translating into MLRDFAKLQTFLMVIKEKSFSKASAKLGISQPAVTQQIKFIEDYLDTKIVDRKKNGIILTKEGEDLYRIAQRLEKAIQNSEKDLLKIINKEFTFVMGASFAIGNYILPNYLGEIKKRIDNEVFMNVDLSCNIIEQLEDKKIDVALIESPVFKDGIIYREWVEDELVVFSNQPIKKHLSADDLLEFDWICRNEESHTRRLTSEVFEEMGVQCNNFNVLGVLGSPTAIKETIMNADKNAERPIVSIMSRHVIKNELEKGTLFEGRLKNHKITREFYIAYSKERKHDAFVDNVVNYLLSLHRV; encoded by the coding sequence ATGTTAAGAGATTTTGCAAAATTACAAACTTTTTTAATGGTTATCAAAGAGAAAAGTTTTTCTAAAGCATCGGCTAAACTAGGTATCTCTCAACCTGCCGTTACACAACAAATTAAATTTATTGAAGACTACTTAGATACTAAAATTGTTGACAGAAAAAAGAATGGAATTATTCTAACAAAAGAGGGTGAAGATCTCTATAGAATTGCTCAAAGATTAGAAAAAGCTATTCAAAATTCTGAAAAAGATCTTTTAAAGATCATTAACAAAGAGTTTACATTTGTTATGGGTGCATCTTTTGCAATCGGTAACTACATCCTTCCAAACTATCTTGGTGAGATTAAAAAGAGAATTGATAACGAAGTATTTATGAACGTTGATCTCTCTTGTAATATCATTGAGCAACTTGAAGATAAAAAAATTGATGTTGCATTGATCGAATCACCTGTATTTAAAGATGGTATCATCTATAGAGAATGGGTTGAAGACGAACTTGTTGTATTTTCAAACCAACCTATTAAAAAGCATCTAAGTGCTGATGATCTTCTAGAGTTTGACTGGATCTGTAGAAACGAAGAATCTCATACAAGAAGACTTACGAGTGAAGTATTTGAAGAGATGGGTGTTCAGTGTAATAACTTCAATGTTTTGGGAGTTCTCGGAAGCCCTACTGCTATTAAAGAGACTATTATGAATGCTGATAAAAATGCAGAAAGACCGATAGTATCTATCATGTCAAGACACGTAATAAAAAATGAACTTGAAAAAGGGACTCTTTTTGAAGGGCGTCTAAAAAATCATAAAATCACAAGAGAGTTTTACATCGCGTATTCAAAAGAGAGAAAACACGATGCCTTTGTTGACAACGTTGTAAACTATCTTTTATCTCTTCATAGAGTATAA
- a CDS encoding heme NO-binding domain-containing protein, whose product MRGIIFRTYIDFIKDKFGYITLDEILNEKEYPNHGGFSAAANYSSKCLFSLIDSSTRLFDNSREQVIEAFGEYAFAYLLNRFKHSYKGANTPLHLNNPYDFLEKLNIIHFNELKKLYPDAKFPKFFIERKSDEEIIIEYASPRNLPGFVYGLMRGCLKYFNDSSRLTMKQTDRYRVINNTECPVYIFEVKNNA is encoded by the coding sequence ATGCGTGGAATAATATTTAGAACATATATAGACTTTATAAAAGATAAGTTTGGATACATAACGTTAGATGAGATTTTAAACGAAAAGGAATATCCAAATCATGGTGGTTTTTCTGCTGCTGCAAACTATAGCAGTAAGTGTCTTTTTTCACTTATTGACAGTTCCACAAGACTTTTTGACAACTCAAGAGAACAGGTTATAGAAGCATTTGGAGAGTATGCATTCGCTTATCTTTTAAATAGATTTAAACACTCCTACAAAGGGGCAAATACCCCTTTGCATCTCAATAACCCTTACGATTTTCTAGAAAAGTTGAACATAATCCATTTTAATGAACTTAAAAAGTTATATCCGGATGCTAAATTCCCTAAGTTTTTTATTGAACGAAAATCGGATGAAGAGATCATTATTGAATATGCCAGTCCTAGAAACCTTCCCGGTTTTGTATACGGTTTAATGCGCGGGTGTTTAAAATATTTTAACGATTCTTCAAGGTTAACGATGAAGCAGACAGACCGTTATAGAGTTATAAATAACACAGAGTGTCCCGTATATATCTTTGAGGTAAAAAACAATGCATAA
- a CDS encoding HD domain-containing phosphohydrolase: protein MHNLPKEVLLRMLERERLAREETEHILERTTLELYHTNQQLQSYLNDNELLLRQYKDAVDVGTIISKTDEKGIIVYVNEQFCKISGYTKEELLGKPHKIVRHEDMPSHLYKEMWDTLKQKKTWQGILKNRKKDGQTYIVQATIKPILDSYDNIVEYIAIRQDITEIYNLQDEIIETQREILERMGELAESRSQETGYHVKRVAEYSALLAKLYGLEEEEIELLRMASPMHDIGKIAISDAILLKPGKLTEEEFDIMKTHATKGHTLFINSKRELLKAAAIVAHEHHEKYDGSGYPRGLKGENIHIYGRITAIADVFDALGSERVYKKAWEDDKIFQLFKDERGKQFDPKLVDLFFEHLEQFLAIRNELREK, encoded by the coding sequence ATGCATAATCTCCCTAAGGAAGTTCTGCTTAGAATGTTGGAGCGTGAGCGTTTAGCGAGAGAGGAAACGGAACACATTTTAGAGCGTACTACACTGGAGTTATATCATACTAATCAACAACTTCAAAGCTATCTCAACGATAATGAACTTTTGCTCCGTCAATATAAAGATGCTGTTGATGTGGGGACGATTATCTCAAAAACAGATGAAAAAGGGATTATTGTTTATGTTAATGAACAGTTTTGTAAGATTAGCGGTTACACGAAAGAGGAGCTTTTAGGTAAACCTCATAAAATTGTAAGACATGAAGATATGCCTTCCCATCTATATAAAGAGATGTGGGATACGCTCAAGCAGAAAAAAACATGGCAGGGGATCTTAAAAAATAGAAAAAAAGATGGGCAGACTTACATTGTTCAAGCGACGATCAAGCCTATACTTGATTCTTATGACAATATAGTCGAATATATAGCAATCCGTCAAGATATTACGGAGATATATAATCTTCAAGACGAGATTATTGAAACGCAGCGTGAGATACTTGAGCGAATGGGGGAACTGGCTGAAAGCCGTTCACAAGAGACAGGTTACCATGTAAAGCGTGTTGCTGAATACTCTGCACTACTGGCAAAACTATATGGGCTTGAAGAGGAGGAGATAGAACTTCTTCGTATGGCCTCTCCAATGCATGATATAGGAAAAATTGCGATCTCCGATGCTATTTTACTCAAACCCGGCAAGTTAACTGAAGAAGAGTTCGATATAATGAAAACGCATGCAACAAAAGGGCATACACTTTTTATAAACTCTAAACGTGAACTTTTAAAAGCGGCAGCGATAGTTGCACATGAACACCATGAAAAGTATGACGGTAGCGGATATCCAAGAGGATTAAAAGGGGAAAATATCCATATCTACGGACGTATTACTGCTATAGCGGATGTATTTGATGCACTGGGTTCTGAGAGGGTATATAAAAAAGCGTGGGAAGATGATAAAATATTTCAACTTTTTAAAGATGAAAGGGGTAAGCAGTTTGACCCTAAGCTAGTAGATTTGTTTTTTGAACATTTAGAGCAGTTTTTAGCTATTAGAAACGAACTTCGAGAGAAATAA
- a CDS encoding ATP-dependent helicase, with product MEKIFERLNESQSAAVKQTEGPVLILAGAGSGKTTTIVSRLAYLIQAVGIPASNTLTLTFTNKAAREMKERSMAMIQNAAYPPLLCTFHKFGLLFLKFNIHLLGRQNNFVVIDTDDKKRIIKKINSDIPTPLIASEISRYKNSLMTSDDAYKQAELFNYKQIAEVYGEYEKYLHENNLVDFDDLIALTYKLLEENKELAEATSQKYQYIMIDEYQDTNELQLKLLQKLCMTHNNICVVGDDDQSIYGWRGAHIRNIMEFDEDFEGTNVFKLQENYRSRSPILKVANALIEHNRSRLGKELIATRGEGEEVSTLNSQDENEEARKVAAAIQKLLDAGVKANEIAILYRVNVLSRSIEEGLNRARIAYKVVGGVRFYDRAEIKDLISYIRVITNHHDDFSFKRIANKPKRGLGKASLDKIELAAHQKGTSIYEYIKTAELEELVALVKKKNANTLKEFITNLENVAAVAKNATYEFVEVLEDTFHLKDIYAGMPDAQERILNMDEFYALFRDFVKNHPETSLDEFLNELTLQSDQDEVEGDSIYMMSIHASKGLEFEHVFVIGMEEGFLPLVGDGSDLEEERRLGYVAFTRAKETLTLSHAGSRFYKGRRSDLAKSRFFNEAGLCEGSLKVEKNTAYKKGDLVRHKIFGTGRVLGVSKSGREFKLNINFAGSKREILASFVEKL from the coding sequence ATGGAAAAGATATTTGAACGATTAAACGAATCGCAAAGTGCTGCTGTTAAACAAACAGAAGGTCCTGTTCTGATTTTAGCAGGTGCAGGAAGCGGAAAAACTACGACAATTGTTTCACGTTTAGCGTATTTGATACAAGCTGTAGGTATTCCTGCATCAAATACACTTACACTGACATTTACAAACAAAGCTGCCCGTGAGATGAAAGAGCGTTCAATGGCAATGATACAAAATGCCGCATATCCACCACTACTTTGTACATTTCATAAATTCGGTCTATTATTTCTGAAGTTTAATATCCATCTTTTAGGCCGTCAAAACAATTTTGTGGTAATCGATACAGATGATAAAAAGCGTATCATTAAAAAAATAAATTCAGATATTCCTACTCCGCTTATAGCTTCTGAGATCTCAAGATATAAAAACTCTTTAATGACGTCGGATGATGCATACAAGCAAGCAGAACTATTTAACTACAAACAGATTGCAGAGGTTTATGGAGAGTATGAAAAATATCTCCATGAAAACAATCTTGTAGATTTTGATGACTTAATAGCACTGACATATAAACTTTTAGAGGAGAATAAAGAGTTGGCAGAAGCTACAAGTCAGAAGTATCAGTATATTATGATCGATGAGTATCAAGATACAAATGAACTGCAACTAAAACTTTTACAAAAACTTTGTATGACACATAATAATATCTGTGTAGTTGGAGATGATGACCAGTCGATCTACGGTTGGCGTGGTGCACATATTAGAAATATTATGGAGTTTGATGAAGATTTTGAAGGGACAAATGTTTTTAAACTTCAAGAGAACTACCGTTCACGTTCACCTATATTAAAAGTTGCAAATGCTCTTATAGAACATAACCGTTCACGTCTTGGCAAAGAGTTAATAGCAACTCGTGGAGAGGGGGAAGAGGTCTCAACTCTTAACTCTCAGGATGAAAATGAAGAAGCAAGAAAAGTTGCTGCTGCGATCCAGAAGCTTTTGGATGCAGGGGTAAAAGCAAATGAGATAGCTATCTTGTATCGTGTGAATGTACTTTCACGTTCGATCGAAGAAGGGCTGAACCGTGCACGTATAGCTTATAAAGTTGTCGGTGGTGTACGTTTTTATGATCGTGCTGAGATTAAAGACCTTATCTCATATATCCGTGTGATTACAAATCATCATGACGATTTCTCATTTAAGCGTATAGCAAATAAGCCAAAACGCGGTCTTGGAAAGGCGAGTTTAGATAAGATAGAACTCGCAGCACACCAAAAGGGAACTTCAATCTACGAGTATATTAAAACGGCTGAATTAGAAGAGCTTGTTGCACTTGTGAAGAAGAAAAATGCAAATACCCTCAAAGAGTTTATAACAAATCTTGAAAATGTAGCAGCAGTTGCTAAAAATGCTACTTACGAGTTTGTAGAGGTGCTAGAAGATACTTTTCATCTCAAAGATATTTATGCTGGAATGCCTGACGCTCAAGAACGCATACTCAATATGGATGAGTTCTATGCACTCTTTAGAGACTTTGTGAAAAACCACCCTGAGACCTCTTTAGACGAGTTCTTAAACGAGTTAACGCTTCAAAGCGATCAAGATGAAGTTGAAGGTGATTCAATCTATATGATGAGTATTCATGCTTCAAAAGGTCTGGAGTTTGAACATGTGTTTGTGATCGGTATGGAAGAGGGATTTTTACCGCTTGTAGGTGACGGAAGTGATTTAGAAGAGGAGCGTCGTTTAGGATATGTTGCTTTTACACGTGCAAAAGAGACACTGACACTCTCTCATGCAGGAAGCAGATTCTATAAGGGTCGAAGAAGCGACTTAGCGAAGAGTAGGTTTTTTAATGAAGCAGGACTTTGCGAGGGCTCACTGAAGGTAGAAAAGAATACGGCCTATAAAAAAGGTGATCTTGTTCGCCATAAGATCTTTGGAACAGGGCGTGTGCTTGGGGTAAGTAAATCTGGTCGTGAATTTAAA
- the cysK gene encoding cysteine synthase A has protein sequence MKIANNITELVGNTPLVRINTASELSGANIVGKCEFMNPTSSVKDRIGMNMIRRGIESGVIKDDTTIIEPTSGNTGIALAANCAALGLKLILTMPDSMSIERRNLLKALGAELVLTPAAKGMKGSIAKAEELKALTHNSIILQQFQNPTNPEIHTLTTAREILADTDGELDAFVAGVGTGGTITGTSKVLKEEVQNIAIFAVEPEASAILSGEAPSPHKIQGIGAGFVPDILDTSVYGEVIKVSNEDALETARMLAKKEGLLVGISSGANVYAAMQVGKRPEFQGKTIVTILCDTGERYLSTELFSE, from the coding sequence ATGAAAATAGCAAATAACATTACGGAACTGGTAGGAAATACTCCACTTGTAAGAATCAATACGGCATCAGAACTCTCAGGTGCTAACATTGTAGGTAAATGTGAGTTTATGAACCCTACAAGTTCTGTAAAAGATAGAATCGGAATGAATATGATTCGCCGTGGGATTGAAAGTGGTGTTATTAAAGATGATACTACGATTATAGAACCGACAAGTGGAAACACGGGGATCGCACTTGCAGCAAATTGTGCAGCATTAGGACTAAAATTAATTCTTACTATGCCTGATTCTATGAGTATAGAGCGTCGTAACCTTTTAAAAGCATTGGGAGCTGAACTTGTTTTAACGCCAGCTGCAAAAGGGATGAAAGGCTCAATTGCAAAAGCTGAAGAGTTAAAAGCCCTTACACACAACTCTATCATTTTACAACAGTTTCAAAACCCGACAAACCCTGAGATTCATACACTTACAACGGCTCGTGAAATTTTAGCCGATACTGACGGAGAGTTAGATGCATTTGTAGCGGGTGTCGGTACAGGTGGAACTATTACGGGGACTTCAAAAGTTTTAAAAGAGGAGGTACAAAATATAGCTATTTTTGCCGTAGAACCTGAAGCAAGTGCTATCCTTTCGGGCGAAGCACCATCTCCACACAAGATTCAAGGGATAGGTGCCGGTTTTGTACCTGATATCTTAGATACATCTGTATACGGTGAAGTGATAAAAGTAAGTAATGAAGATGCTCTTGAAACGGCTAGAATGCTTGCAAAAAAAGAGGGTCTTTTAGTTGGGATCTCAAGCGGTGCAAATGTATATGCGGCAATGCAAGTTGGTAAGCGTCCCGAATTCCAAGGAAAAACTATTGTAACTATTCTTTGTGATACGGGAGAGAGATACCTCTCAACAGAGCTTTTTAGTGAATAA